In the genome of Rhinopithecus roxellana isolate Shanxi Qingling chromosome 14, ASM756505v1, whole genome shotgun sequence, the window ATCCTTCTTCTCTAGTTGCTAAAATCGGAATTTATACTGACTCCTTATTTTCTCCTAAGACCCagtcagataaatgaaaatttcaaTTACCGTACTTTACTCAGGGAGACACAAGTTTAAATAAATCAGAACACGTTTAGGGCCAGGTGATGTGGAACAGCAAAAAGCTACCTTTGATTCATAGGTCATTTTAACACATCATCTAAACTTTAAATACGCTAATGTTACTTTGCATCTTTTATAGAAGAAAGAAGGTCATCATCTGTAGGGAAGTTTTTCTAACTGTACTGAATCTTGTTTCACCTTTTTCATCCTACCTTGATCTCATCACAAGAAACCTTTAAGAAATCTCACCTTCTGGGAATCAATTGTACAATGTGGTGATTGTAATTCATAATAATGTAGTGTCTACtcaaaaattgctaagagtagatcttaaatgttcttaaCCACCCACTCCATAAGCCgataaggtgatggatatgttaattagcttgattgtaataatcattttacaatgtatacatatataaacactatGATACACACTGTAAAtatgtagaatttttatttgtctgttatatctcaataaatccGAGGGAGAAAGAAGTCTCCATTATATACATGTTCAAAACACAAATTGACTCTGTTATTCACATTTCTCTGTAAACCTTCacctaaataactaaataaaaaacttcattgtttttattgaatTAGTTAAAATTCTGTTCCCTCCAGGTGAGTGTTTCTATGGTTGGTTAGAACCTCTGTTGGCCAGAATAGCTGAGAACTACACAGCTGTCGTGAGTCCAGATATTGCATCCATAGATCTGAACACGTTTGAATTCAGCAAACCTTCTCCTTATGGAAGTAACCATAACCGTGGAAATTTTGACTGGAGTCTTTCGTTTGGCTGGGAGTCACTTCCTGATCAtgagaagcaaagaaggaaagatgAAACCTACCCAATTAAGTAAGATGATTGCTCTCAGAGTTTTATATTTACACCCTGTACCATACATTGAATACGTACACACTGTTTGCTTTATAGCAATTGCCTCTGaggtaattgataaagaacaCACATATTCTATATAAAGAGAATCTAAAAGTCATTCATTTGTGTACTCACACATGATGTTGCTGAGTAAGAGGTAGCAGTAAGTGAGCTCTTATGTCCTCCTCATCAATCATTACTTAAAAATCTTAAAGCATGATTAGGAGAAGTGTGTGCTCCAATGGGAGCAGACACGAGGTACTCCCCTCCACCCCAAAAATCTTGACTTTGAAGATagcatttctagtttttattaatCTGAATAAAAGCTTTGAAAATGTGAtatggctttaatttttttaatttgattcagttcttaaaatatgcttttttatCTTGTTTAGTTTTTATACCAAAATTTGACAATGGATTATTTTTCAGAACACCCACTTTTGCAGGAGGACTTTTTTCCAtatcaaaagaatattttgagTATCTTGGAAGTTAcgatgaagaaatggaaatctGGGGAGGTGAAAATATAGAAATGTCTTTCAGAGTAAgtttatggaaattaaatattgCAGATATATTAAACAATGAAATACATTGTGTTCTAATTGGCTGGTACAGATGATTACAGATGTGCACACTCTACTTTTTGTGCTTTCTAAAACTTAATTGCTGGAAATTTTGgaataagaatattttcttttaatatgtaaCTTAATATATTTGTTCATTGTTGCCAATGTAACAAGAGGAATCAGTTAAACTCCTGTGTCCAGGCAATAACACCAATTAATGCACTTGTAGCTACTGAATTCCAGCCaagataaatataattaaatctaGTGCTTCAGGAAATGAGTTGATCATCAAGGGAGTTagaatggaaaaacatttatgaataattttaaaggaCATTGGACTTAACTGTTTGGATTGAATGAGCTGGATTTTTTCTATACATAAGTTAATATGAAAAAAGGCTTTGGGTAGACTCCGTATGTACCTTATGTATTTGATTTCATGAGTTTCATTTTCTCCAGTAACTTTATCATTCATTTTTCATCTCttaggctggaatgtagtggaaAAAGAACTGAACTAGGAGTTAGAAGATTTAAGTTTTGGCTCTGGCTCCATCACATACTGGCAGTGATTATCTCAGCCAAGTTTGAACTGCTTATGGCGGggtcttgtttatttatttcagtatttccAACCCCTAGCACATGTTGGGTCACAAGCACAGTTTGTTAAATTGAATGTATCACTGAGTCTTCTCATTTGttcaagaaagaaaggagagaaagagattgTAATCACTTGCTCTACTACTAGCACATAGTATTAAATATGACTTATTTTCTGATTCTTTGCTTGGTAACTATGGCAGAGTCAATTATTAAGATATTTAAGTGAAAAGGCATTGATTTCATGATTTgccattttatttaacattaatgCAAATAAGggtttttttgacattttatctCTAAATTggcatgaatttttaaataatcatccaCTACTTTGCAAGTTCAATAGAATAGTCATTGGTGGTAATAGCCATCTGGAATTGTTTTCTTGGTTACAAAATTGAATATACAAGAGGTAAATAGGGTCTGAGTCCACTTCTACCCAAGCTTAGAAGAGAAACTCTAGTTTAAGTGAAGTGACTATGTCAGTAGTTCAGACGAAGTCAAATGCGTAAGAGCCTTTAGTTTTCTGTGCATGTTAGAGAGCTTAGATaattatttgcaaaaacaaaagcctgcaattcatttttatgaaaaatctgaaatcacCATTTTGTTAACTTACTGAAAATGCACTTCTGTTATCTTTAGTGTCTATgccatttaatgaaataattcctTACATTTAAGAACTTAAGTTGAAATGGCAGGGGACAGAGACTATTTGTAATATTGTAAtctcttctttaattttgtttttcataatatcTTAAAGGTGAACTTAAAAGCAAcaatttgatttttctaaaatactgtaaatttaaacaaatatcatTAATTATCAGGTATGGCAATGTGGTGGGCAGTTGGAGATTATGCCTTGCTCTGTTGTTGGACATGTTTTTCGCAGCAAAAGCCCTCATAGCTTTCCAAAAGGCACTCAGGTGATTGCTAGAAACCAAGTTCGCCTTGCAGAAGTCTGGATGGATGAAtacaaggaaatattttatagGAGAAATACAGATGCAGCAAAAATTGTTAAACAAGTAAGTTAAAGCTAGGTAGTTAAATTGCAATAAAACCTATAACAAGTTCACGTGTCCTTTTGCTTCAATTCATCTCAAgtacaaaacatcaaaaaatttgaaagtagatttttaattttaactcttAAAGTACATGACTTAGGAATCCGAGtttccttttttaagaaaaaagctaaataaactgctttttaaaaatcaggaattcTACCTGATGTTTTTAATATGAAagatacttctttcttttctttttttttttttttttttttttttttttttactcaaagaAAATTAAGTAGAACTGTTTTTACTGGTTTTAGGAGATATAACACCTAAATAAAAACACCTAAATAAAGGTTCTAAGTGACTTTTTGCACTGGAGATACAGTGTCTTAATGTGGCATGAGAATAAACCAGGAGTgtcaagcctttttttttttttttttttcaagctctAGTTTCACTACTTACTGGAGATGTTACTTTGGCAAAGCCTTTGAGAATGTAAAATAGGGAAGGCACTTCATAGAGTGGCTGCAAGGTGACTGGACATGGAGTGCATGCTTAACATGTTGCTTTTCTCTCCTTCCGTGTTTTAAGAGATGAAATATACATCCTGCCTCTCTCCCAGAGTGGCTGCGAAATAAGGAAGTGATAAGTGCTAACAAATATATGGTACTCTTGTTATTAACCTGCCATAAATAGATTCTGTTCTGCAGAATCATGAAACCTAATATATTAGAAGTGAGTTCCAATACTCTTACTAATATTAGATAAGGTAAATTAACTAGATAGTTTAAGACCATGCTTCAGTGAATAGTACTCATCTCTTTATAGGAAATAGTGCTAATTTGCAGGGCGAGGGAAGGTGGAGTATTTATTGGGAGTCAAGGGTATCAATATTTTGACTGTTGTGGTAAAGAATGATTTGGTTACCTCTTTCGCCTTTTCTTTGGTCTCCAGTATCTCCCTGTTAGGATGCAAATTCAGAGCACTATTGAGTTAGATTGCTATCTTTTTACCCAAGTCCGTGAAGATAAATTGGGCAGATTGTGTACTGCACAATAGCACTTGGCTAAGCAGGCAAGTGGGCACTAAATGAAGCTTATGCTCTGCTTGTCCCCCACAAAGGGGCACATGAGTCAGCAAATACCTGTTTGTTACCACAGGACACATAGATCTACATGGTAAATGTAATAAGCTAGCCAGAAGTCCTAAAGACTCATACTTTTTGCTGAAATGCCTGGGTTCAGGACATCAAAGTTggcataagaaaatattttctttagttgAACTGATAAGATTGAGTATTTACTTTTGCATACATTTAGATATTACATGtactttttctctaatattttgcCTGTAGGTCAGATACCTTGAGGtttaataatagttttttttttttttaattattttcttagtcccttaaaataaaggaaaataaaattcatttaactTGAAAATTGCCTTTTTATACTAAAGGTTCAGTTGGGGATATTGTTAAGAACAAGCAATATCCTGAAACTAGAAAAATTACCCCAGTGAGTTATTTCTTGCTGGTGGTTTTCTGTGATCTCGATGGAGAAGAGATAGAAGTTGCATTGTGTATTGGCACAGTTTATCTTTACCTGATTTCTCAcacctcactttgcagatcactTTTAGGTATAAAGTTGGGACCAATTTTGGATGCGCCTACCACCATTACTTTGCTCACAACATTTTACTAGAAATCTTTGTCTTGTAGGGAATGTTTGTGGcacaaatgaagaataaaatagcatcattttagtattttaatcAGCACTGAAGTGGTCTTGACTGTCTTTTAAAGCCAGAAATGAACAGGCAGGCATATTTTTTACTTGAATGAAtgatgaaggctgttgaattgcCTCTTGAATTTTtagcatggatttttttaaatacctaaatagaaatacaaatagtAGCATTTTAAGTACTTTATCAGTGTTGTTTTAATTAAGCATTCCCTTCATTTCTCATCTTTCTACAGAAAGCATTTGGTGATCTTTCaaaaagatttgaaataaaaCACCGCCTTCAGTGTAAAAATTTTACATGGTATCTGAACAATATTTATCCAGAGGTGTATGTGCCAGACCTTAATCCTGTTATATCTGGATATGTGAGTATTTTCCTGTTCCTTTTGTACTTAATATACTCCTTGCCACCAACCTTTATGTGGTTCTAAGAAAATTGCTGAAATACTTTCTGGTTTATTGCTTTTGAGATTTTACATTATAATCATTAACAttactttctaaattattttaaaaatatataaaccacATGGATTAAAAAACTTTTCATAACTTGAAAATTTTCCTTTAGATTAAAAGCGTTGGTCAGCCTCTATGTCTGGATGTTGGAGAAAACAATCAAGGAGGCAAACCATTAATTATGTATACATGTCATGGACTTGGGGGAAACCAGGTGAGCACTCACTGCATTAAAAATCCTTCACTTGTAAAGCATTTACAAGCACAAGTGAGATGTTGCCTATATTTCAGAAGTCCCAAAGCAGCTTTATACTTGGGTAAGCTGGTGTGTGAAATGTTTTTGGACTGAGTTTGGCAATTGATATTGATGaatatttttttggtttttactcTGGCTCTGAAAACAATTTGAGTAGCTTAACCATTctaaggagaagaagaaaaaaaaaggaggctgggcagagtggcttacgcctataatcccagcagtttgggaggccgaggtgggtggatcacttgaggccaggagttcgagaccagtctggagaatatggtgaaacctcatctctactaaaagtacaaaaattagctgggtgtggtggtgcatgcttgtgttcccagctactcaggaggctgaggctggagaattgcttgaaccacggaggtggaggttgcagtgagctgagatcacgcaattgcactccagcctgggtgacagagtgagactctgtctcaaaaacaaacaaacccaaaaagaaaggaaaaaaaaggagaatgagaaaataatggaataataccatttgaatttttttttttaaaagaaacttctaTGTAGCTCTTTGATGCTTTGACTTTTGCATGACTATTGGCATTGTAATTTTGCAGGTTTACACATAAAGGCCACATATAACTGGATTGAATCACAAATTACTTCAAGTGTTAATAACAAAATAGAgcattataaattaattttgtgggccacaatattatttcaaaatgttcctCCTTCTCCAACAAAAGAGGACGATTCTCCTTGATTAGTGACATCCCTGCTTTACCACCTTTTGACGATTTTACTGATTAAGATTCAAATGTCAAATATTACTATTTACGTGCCTATGGGTAGAGAACATGTTATATACAAAGTTTCTGGTTTTTTAAGCTTCCTTTCCTTACCTTTTGCAAATTAACTCCTGGAAAGATTAGACTATTTCTCTcgtttgttcattcaacaaattaatTGAGTGAGCCCTGCATTCCATATACTCTGAGGAGTTCAAGCTATTTAGACTCTAACTCCTTTAGGAAATCGGTAAACCAGCAGTTCCTGAGGATAAAGCATTCAGAGTGTTCTCAGGGTATAGAAAAGTGCGTCTGAATGAGAGTGGGTGCCACATATTTTCCTGAGAAAGATgacatttgaaaacattaaaaaaaaaaaaagtaggtaggAGCTAGTGAGGTGGCTGTTGGGAATGGCAACAGAATAAGAAGAGTGTGAAGGAAAGTGAACTGGAGAAGAGCCTGGAGTATCTCTTATGGGCATTGCAGTTATTTCGATGTAGAGTCCAAGATGTGTGTGGAGGAGTTTTGCAATAATTAATATCCATGATGTCCTATTTTAATAGGACAAAACTTTGAGATGTCAGTTTTAGGAAAAAAGAACCAGTTAATCTCCTGGTCCATCCTCTTCTGTATTTGTTCCTACCCATTAGGCTCAGCTTAATCTAGTTCTAATCCTTATTTACCTAAACCAATCTTTCTACTGAGGGCAGATGATACAGATGCCCAGAAACCAGAGCTGGTGAACTGGATCTATTGCTGGATGGTTAAGGTGTAATTCTGAAATAGGATGGAGATATATATGGacacatatagacatacatacatcaatacctatatctatatacatgtatctgtacatatatgtgtatgtgcataaaTCTATATGCATCTTGTTAAGAATGTTCTTACCCTTcatatattagaagaaaaatagttACATAAATAATTGCATCTATGGAAATAACACTGATCTATGCTTGTAAAAATTAAGATCTTgagcaaaaggaaatatctctgCATTTGTAAAAACATCTTATCACTAAATGTAAATCCTTATAAATTTCTCTTAGGCTTCTTCtagcattacatttattttatcttaaaagcTGAAGATATATTGTACACATtgcctttttccatttttctgttattGTCATAAAGATAATAACAGCTTTACGATAGCTGTAtcaaaaatatgtttacattttaaatagaatataGCTATCTTTTGGAAATTGGGGGATGGGAAAAATTCACatattctttcaataaatatttgtttagaacCTATAAAGTAGCTTGTACTGACTGTTACAGTAGTGAAAAGACAAAGCTCCTGATCTTGTGGAGCTTATGTTCCacaggaacaaagaaaaaatatgtcgTTTTGGGCATGAAGTAAAATATAGCAGGTAAGAGAATAGAGTGTTTTGGGGTGGGGTGGTTATTTTAAGAGGTGAAGGAAGACCTTTTTGGAAAGGCGACCTTAGAGTAGAGGCCTGAATACTTTGAGAGAGTGTTCCAGGAAAAGATGCTCATCTTGGAGGAAGGATTTCCAAGGGTGGAGGCCCAGAGGAGATACATGGAGAAAGCAGACAGCCAGTGTGCCTAGAACAGAGTGGTCTAGCAAAGAGGAGTAGGAAATGAGGTCAGGGACATTGATAAGGACCTGATCATGTAGGGCTTAACAGGCCCCATTAAGAAACTTGGACTTAATTCTGAGTTTGACAGAAATGGTTGAAGAGTTTTAAACAGGAGAATAAATATTATCTGGTGTacatattaaatagaaaaatttggCTTTTGCTACCCTAACACagctattgattttattttggttcatttccttgacattttatttttaatcaagcATTTCActtaaactgtttttaaaatttcagttcccTGAGTGCTAAAATTTCGTGATATTATATAACTTGatcatttttcatgtttccttttaCTTTTGATCAGATAATATCTTTATAGCATAAAACTTCATTGTAACAGTATTCATGTatgccaaataaaaataaatattttggttaTGTGACTAGGTTGGCCAATATTACTAGAGCAATGTAGTTTGAGTCATTATAACTTGATTATGTTTACTGCTTTGCCTCTTCCACTTTCTCTACTCATTCTAAGTAATGGGCCTCTCCAACATTCTTAGCTATTCATTTATGTGCTCTTTTTTGTTACTAAAGTACtttcaatattttccatttttatcatttttattttaatgactttttaataatgggtAAAATACTTGACAGCCTTTGTTACCATCTTTGAGATCTTAAGGCTTCTCTTTCTTAGCCAAGTATAGCTAGAATGCTATTTTCATCATCTAAACCCATTTTCTTCCAGTGTTTCCATCTGAAGAACTACTAGTTATAAAAATGACTGATGTTTTGCTTGTGGGAGGAGATAAATTAAGCATGAGACTAAGAGTAGGGAAACTCAAGATATGTGGCTCTGTgaattcagcaaatgtttgtagAGTGTCTGCTCTAATATACGTAAGGAGTTTAACACAGTGCCTGCCTAGCATGTAATAAGGACTTAACAAATATTAGTGCTCCtactaattatttcattattgaaAATCAATTATGTTAACTTATTTTGTCTTTATAATGtcaatattatgaaatattgGATTTGTAATGGGTTTTATGACTCGATAAATTACCTGACTTCAGTCTATGGGGAAGCCCGCTCTATATACCACACACAATTCTAATACAGTGCTAGAGAAGTTATGTCTGATGTACTATGAGAACCTTGAAAAGAGTGTAATTTTGTGCAGCAGGGCAAATTCAGGCAAAGCCAAAGAAGGAAGGTAATTTTTGAGTTGGCTCTTGAAGGATTAAAAAGGAGTTAGCCAGGCAGAAAAGGGTCAAAAatatattccaggcagaggacagACTGTAAAGCAAAGTCTTAGAATTATAGATACACATGTTCTGATTGGTAAAATTGTGTGAAAGAAGCATAATATATAACTGGGGCAATGGTTGATGCAAGATCAAAAATGAAAGATTTCATGTACCAATTAAGGAGTGTGGACTTTATCTCAGCAACAGTAGTGATTCACTTAAACAAGGGCAGTCAGGGATCAAACCAATGCTATAAAAGACTATCTGGCAGCAGATTGGATTGCTGGATGATAGGAACAGAAACTGGAGGTAGCTGTAGGTGTTTCAGTAAAATTCTGAGAGTCTGAGTAACAGAAGTGAGTACACAGAAGTAAGAATGGCTGGGATGTTAACATCTGAGAGAAATAGTATAGCTAAGGGACGAATTACTTGGATatgtggagaaagagaagagtcaaTAGTAACAATAGCTAAAATGTATGAAAACTCACCATGTGCCAGTCATTGTTCTAAGTGTATTATACGTATTAACCCACTTATCTTCATAACCCTATGGGGTAGGAACTATTAAATTACCCATTttcaagtgagaaaactgaggcatggtGAACACCCTGAACTAGTTTAGTGAAAACACCTTTAATTGAGATGAAGGAGAGCAATGGAACACTTGTGGGAGAGAGGCAATTAAGGTGCTTGTTAGCTCTTCATTCCCTTTTCTGAGGAATGCCTGGGGTAGTCTCCATTCTCCTTGATAACTTCCAACTTGTGGTATGGGAGGAAGACAGTACCTTCTTAATGAAGTAACCAACTGTTGATGAAGGAAGGCTATTGTATCGTCTATCATAAAAACTCAGCATATGTTTCTGATAactgtttttattgtattattttgttgaaatagAAATGACTTCATTATTTAATGAGgtgctgatttatttatttatttttcaactgagCACATGGGCTGCTTTTGTCAATAACAGTGTATTCCTTCCATAGTACTTTGAATACTCTGCTCAACATGAAATCCGGCACAACATCCAGAAGGAATTATGTCTTCATGCTGCCCAAGGTCTCGTTCAGCTGAAGGCATGTACCTACAAAGGTCACAAGACAGTTGTCACTGGAGAGCAGATATGGGAGATCCAGAAGGTACCTCAGTGCAATTAATTCATCTCTTTAACTGTTTTTCTTAGCATTCTTGCTTATCTGGGAAAATGAGTGGAATATGGTACATTAATATTATCTATcagaatttctctctctttattaaCTTTGTTATTATGTGTTTCTACCCACGTGATAAGAGAATATATCTATGAATTAAGTACTCTTAGTAACAAAAAATTAAGTTGCTTGATTGAACCATGATATACGCAGAACAACACTTCTGTGAATTATTATTAGTTGCTTGCTTTTTACTATTTAGGGTTTCTTATAATGCTTTTGGCAAcagtcatatttttttttctggcagagagaagaaaaattattatatctTCTCGCTTGAAGAGATTAACTTTTTTCTACCCTGTTTTAGCACTTTTTCATGAACCTGGAATTGAGAGAATACATAACAGGTCTATTCtgtttttaaacatgtttaagGCTTAGCTGTATCGTAGCAATTCTTACCTAAACATTGTTTTGTGCAATACTAGAAAACCTTAACTCTAGCTTTTATGATTTATGATGTTTTTAAGAGTTTGTCACTTACGGATATATCAAGGGAATACTTCTTGTTTGAAAATGTGATTCAAACCTTGTTCTGTCTGCCTCTCTTCATTATGTAATACCTTATTAATTGAGCAGTAGTAGCTTAAAAAGGTGACATTTACACTAGAAGCCAAAAAGAGTTTATCAGACATGGCTCACCTTAGAAAGATTTACTATTAGGTTTGCTTCAATGAAGCCATAaaatctttttcatatttatcaCTTAACTATGAGTCTTGAAATTtaatgtctgttgtttccttttattcTAGGATCAACTTCTATACAATCCATTCTTAAAAATGTGCCTTTCAGCAAATGGAGAGCATCCAAGTTTAGTGTCATGCAACCCATCAGATCCACTCCAAAAATGGATATTTAGCCAAAATGATTAAGTGTTCCTTAAAATTAAgttgaaaaaggagacattctTTCTCATAAAACTGTGACTAGGCATACACTGTAGGTTTTGAAAATTATGCAAAAGCAGCTAAATGTAACTTATTCCAagtgcatttttcttatttatatcttaaaatatCTATGTAGCACTACTACAGAAATTCTGCAAGTTTCTGTTTCAAAGCACAGTAACTAGTAATACCAAAGACTATTTCAAAATGTCCAGATGTAGGGGAAGAGATGTTTACAgtatgatgaaaataattttcgAAGTAAAGtgatgtttgtgtgttttgtacaCTTAGGGATATATATAGCTACATTCACACActcacaatttaaaatatttcccctAGTTTTTTGGGGGATAGGAAGAAAGAtttgttactgtatttttttaactatATAGAAATAGATCAATGAAGGTCAGCATTGGCCTCTGTGTACAAACCAAGAGCTTTTACAGATccagaatttattattttaaaatgcaggtgaattttttttgcctttggtttACTTGTctgttaaatgtttctttaaacaTGAAACTGAATAAGGAGAGGAGTATTTTTAACACTTAAATTTCTtggcaattttaaaaacattttttagtcTGCAACCCACTCCACTTGAAGCACTTAAGTCTTCCTTAAATGACTTTTCTTAAGTAACGATACTGTGTGTTTTCCCAAAgcacttttaaaaacacttttgtaAATTACTATCTGTTGAAAAGGTGCCCTTTTCCTTTCTGCTAGcgtttttttttcttaccaaaaTTCACTAATCTTGAATGTTTGTGATATTAAATTTCAAATGCAGAATACTTGACTCATTTAAAGCTAAATTTTGTTACTGATTTAATTATAATTGTAATGGATTTTTGACTTTGTAATGGATTCTTTTCATCAAAAAGccttattttttatctatatggaaaacacaataaaaaatcctcaacactattgtaattatttgattaagtgtttttcctctt includes:
- the GALNT3 gene encoding polypeptide N-acetylgalactosaminyltransferase 3; its protein translation is MAHLKRLVKLHIKRHYHKKFWKLGAVVFFFIIVLVLMQREVSVQYSKEESRMERNIKNKNKMLDLMLEAVNNIKDAMPKMQIGAPVRQNIDVGERPCLQGYYTAAELKPVLDRPPQDSNAPGASGKAFKTTNLSVEEQKEKERGEAKHCFNAFASDRISLHRDLGPDTRPPECIEQKFKRCPPLPTTSVIIVFHNEAWSTLLRTVHSVLYSSPAILLKEIILVDDASVDEYLHDKLDEYVKQFSIVKIVRQRERKGLITARLLGATVATAETLTFLDAHCECFYGWLEPLLARIAENYTAVVSPDIASIDLNTFEFSKPSPYGSNHNRGNFDWSLSFGWESLPDHEKQRRKDETYPIKTPTFAGGLFSISKEYFEYLGSYDEEMEIWGGENIEMSFRVWQCGGQLEIMPCSVVGHVFRSKSPHSFPKGTQVIARNQVRLAEVWMDEYKEIFYRRNTDAAKIVKQKAFGDLSKRFEIKHRLQCKNFTWYLNNIYPEVYVPDLNPVISGYIKSVGQPLCLDVGENNQGGKPLIMYTCHGLGGNQYFEYSAQHEIRHNIQKELCLHAAQGLVQLKACTYKGHKTVVTGEQIWEIQKDQLLYNPFLKMCLSANGEHPSLVSCNPSDPLQKWIFSQND